A single region of the Thermodesulfatator indicus DSM 15286 genome encodes:
- a CDS encoding LL-diaminopimelate aminotransferase: MFSFSERLQKLPPYLFVELDRMKAEVQAKGVDVIDLGVGDPDLPTPSHIVEAAKKALDKPENHHYPSSAGMLSFRQAAANWMKNRFGVELDPQKEVVALIGSKEGIAHFPLAFVNPGDVVLVPTPAYPVYHIGTLFAGGETYYMPLLPENNFLPDLKSIPEDILSRAKILWLNYPNNPTAAVADKNFFAEVIAFAKEHNLIVAHDAAYTELFFDDYVPPSILEVEGAKEVAIEFHSLSKTYCMTGWRIAFAVGNETLVTGLTKVKNNVDSGAFQVVQEAAIAALTGDQQCVADFRNIFKKRRNVLVEGLKKLGFQVEAPKATFYVWARVPEGYTSADFAAKLLKEAGIVVTPGNGFGEPGEGFFRVALTVDEKRLEEAIKRISSLKF, translated from the coding sequence ATGTTCTCTTTTTCTGAACGTTTACAAAAATTGCCACCTTATCTTTTTGTTGAGCTTGATCGTATGAAGGCCGAAGTCCAGGCCAAAGGTGTTGACGTGATAGACCTGGGAGTGGGAGATCCAGATCTTCCCACTCCTTCTCATATAGTTGAAGCTGCCAAAAAAGCCCTGGATAAACCTGAAAATCACCATTATCCCTCAAGTGCAGGTATGCTTTCTTTTCGGCAGGCCGCGGCCAACTGGATGAAAAACCGCTTTGGGGTGGAGCTTGATCCTCAAAAAGAGGTAGTCGCTCTTATTGGTTCCAAGGAAGGTATTGCCCATTTCCCGTTGGCTTTTGTAAACCCTGGAGACGTAGTGTTGGTACCCACTCCTGCTTATCCTGTTTATCACATCGGTACTCTTTTCGCCGGGGGAGAAACTTATTATATGCCGCTTCTACCTGAGAATAATTTTTTGCCAGACCTAAAAAGCATTCCTGAAGATATTCTTTCTCGAGCTAAAATCTTATGGCTCAATTATCCTAATAATCCTACCGCAGCGGTAGCAGATAAAAACTTTTTCGCCGAAGTAATAGCCTTTGCCAAAGAACACAATTTAATAGTCGCTCACGACGCCGCTTATACAGAACTATTTTTTGATGACTATGTACCACCGAGCATACTTGAAGTAGAAGGAGCCAAAGAAGTAGCCATAGAGTTTCACAGCCTTTCTAAAACCTATTGTATGACTGGCTGGCGTATTGCCTTTGCCGTGGGGAACGAAACCCTCGTTACCGGCCTTACCAAAGTAAAAAATAATGTTGACTCGGGTGCCTTTCAGGTAGTTCAGGAAGCAGCTATAGCCGCCCTTACAGGAGACCAGCAGTGCGTGGCTGATTTTAGAAATATCTTCAAAAAACGTCGTAATGTTTTGGTTGAAGGCCTCAAAAAACTTGGTTTTCAGGTTGAGGCCCCCAAAGCCACTTTTTACGTTTGGGCAAGAGTCCCTGAAGGCTATACCTCAGCTGATTTTGCCGCCAAGCTCTTAAAAGAAGCAGGCATTGTAGTAACTCCTGGCAACGGCTTTGGTGAACCGGGAGAAGGCTTTTTCAGAGTAGCTTTAACCGTTGATGAAAAGCGCCTTGAGGAGGCTATAAAACGGATCTCCTCCCTCAAGTTTTAA
- the folK gene encoding 2-amino-4-hydroxy-6-hydroxymethyldihydropteridine diphosphokinase translates to MGSNLGDRKFFCQRALWALKKLPGVYLIKWSSLYLTPPVGFSSDRYFYNLVAEIKTSLSPWALLFSLWQIELANGRKRTGKVTDRSLDLDILLYEGATFDSKLLSLPHQKLHERSFVLIPLVELLPHEKHPILNKTYEELLAKRPPSEKRAIKILGPLCLE, encoded by the coding sequence ATAGGTTCAAATTTAGGCGATCGTAAATTTTTTTGTCAGAGGGCCCTATGGGCCCTTAAAAAATTACCCGGTGTTTATCTTATAAAATGGTCTAGTCTTTATCTCACGCCTCCAGTAGGATTTTCTTCTGATAGGTATTTTTATAATCTGGTAGCAGAGATAAAAACTTCTCTTTCACCCTGGGCATTACTCTTCAGTTTATGGCAGATAGAGTTAGCCAATGGGCGTAAAAGAACAGGAAAAGTAACAGATCGTTCTCTTGACCTGGATATTTTGCTTTACGAAGGGGCAACTTTTGATTCTAAATTGCTTTCCTTGCCTCACCAAAAACTCCATGAGCGCTCTTTTGTTTTAATCCCACTTGTTGAATTGCTTCCTCACGAAAAACATCCTATTCTTAATAAGACATATGAAGAACTTTTAGCTAAGCGGCCACCTTCTGAGAAGAGGGCCATAAAAATTTTGGGGCCGTTATGTTTAGAATAA
- a CDS encoding YHS domain-containing protein — protein sequence MFRIILIIVLFLLIWFTIKAIWKDLRQARPKAKTSSSPPEVTDKLVKDPVCGVYCPRKTAYTAIWQGKVYYFCSEECRQKFLAEKGAKASSSG from the coding sequence ATGTTTAGAATAATACTTATTATAGTCCTTTTTTTGCTTATCTGGTTTACCATTAAAGCCATCTGGAAGGATTTACGGCAAGCACGCCCTAAGGCCAAAACTTCAAGTTCTCCACCCGAAGTAACCGATAAATTAGTTAAAGACCCGGTTTGTGGGGTTTACTGCCCTCGCAAAACAGCTTATACCGCTATATGGCAAGGAAAAGTATATTACTTTTGCAGCGAAGAGTGCCGACAAAAATTTTTAGCCGAAAAAGGGGCCAAGGCCTCTTCATCTGGCTAA
- a CDS encoding lytic transglycosylase domain-containing protein, whose amino-acid sequence MLYCSTSYAELYYYKDASGNIYITNIPTNKPLWKNTKAKIPEKIFKKAGRLYGIDPALLKAMAKVESNFDPYAISPKGARGLMQLMPSTAKIYGVRNCFHTEENVKAAAAFLKDLLEEFENLELALAAYNAGPNKVKKFKKIPPYPETRRYVKKVLYFYSKYKK is encoded by the coding sequence TTGTTGTATTGCTCCACTTCCTATGCCGAACTTTATTATTACAAAGACGCTTCAGGCAACATTTACATAACCAATATCCCTACAAACAAGCCTCTTTGGAAAAACACAAAAGCAAAAATTCCTGAAAAGATTTTCAAAAAAGCTGGAAGGCTTTACGGGATCGACCCGGCCTTACTCAAAGCTATGGCCAAAGTAGAATCAAATTTTGACCCTTACGCCATCTCTCCCAAAGGGGCCAGGGGACTTATGCAACTGATGCCCTCTACAGCTAAAATTTATGGGGTAAGGAATTGTTTCCATACGGAAGAGAATGTAAAAGCTGCCGCGGCTTTTTTAAAAGACCTATTGGAAGAGTTTGAAAATCTCGAACTAGCTTTAGCGGCTTATAACGCCGGGCCCAATAAGGTAAAAAAATTCAAAAAAATACCACCTTACCCTGAAACCCGCCGTTATGTAAAAAAAGTCCTCTATTTTTATTCAAAATATAAAAAATGA
- the folE2 gene encoding GTP cyclohydrolase FolE2: MDKLKDVQSLPDHRQIEIDKVGIKGIRYPISILDRRKGIQHTVAQINMYVDLPHHFKGTHMSRFVEILNEFRHEIHIKKILCILQEMRKRLTAKVAHIEMSFPFFMEKEAPVSKAIGLMEYNCRILGSMGEDFRDLVLEVEVPVMTVCPCSREISERGAHNQRGIVRVKVRFKKFIWIEELIEIVEECASSPVYPLLKRTDEKFITEWAYDHPMFVEDVVREVCRRFTENQKIIWFSVEAENFESIHAHNAYAFIERNKV, encoded by the coding sequence ATGGATAAACTTAAAGACGTCCAAAGCTTACCAGACCATCGTCAAATAGAGATAGACAAAGTCGGTATAAAGGGAATCCGCTATCCTATATCAATTCTTGACCGCCGCAAAGGTATTCAGCATACTGTGGCCCAAATCAATATGTACGTGGACTTGCCCCACCATTTTAAAGGCACTCACATGAGCCGTTTTGTAGAAATTCTAAATGAATTCCGCCACGAAATTCATATAAAAAAAATCCTTTGTATTTTACAGGAGATGAGAAAACGCCTCACGGCAAAAGTCGCCCATATTGAAATGTCTTTTCCCTTCTTTATGGAAAAGGAAGCCCCTGTTTCTAAAGCTATAGGGCTTATGGAATATAATTGTCGAATTTTAGGTTCTATGGGCGAAGATTTTCGTGACCTAGTCCTCGAAGTAGAAGTTCCGGTTATGACGGTTTGTCCATGCTCTAGAGAAATAAGCGAAAGAGGGGCTCATAATCAAAGAGGAATCGTGAGGGTAAAGGTAAGATTTAAAAAGTTTATCTGGATTGAAGAGCTAATAGAAATAGTAGAAGAGTGTGCTTCTTCGCCTGTTTATCCTTTACTTAAAAGAACCGACGAAAAGTTTATTACCGAGTGGGCTTACGACCACCCTATGTTTGTGGAAGACGTGGTAAGGGAAGTATGTCGGCGCTTTACCGAGAACCAAAAGATTATTTGGTTCTCGGTTGAGGCTGAAAATTTTGAGTCTATCCATGCCCATAATGCCTACGCCTTTATTGAGCGGAACAAAGTTTAA
- a CDS encoding AAA family ATPase: MNAKHKRKTGTGEIKFYSRVKQKINTGKNLFYLLKILVMKIAICGKGGVGKSTIAALLCRALLEKGYKVLAIDADPSPHLARLLGFKEADKVTPIAEMKDLLAARAEKEGPFYSLNPKVDDLPEKFTLVRNGLKLMVLGAIKEAGGGCACPEQTVLRRLLSFLLLQSKEAIVIDLEAGVEPFGRATISAIDAVLIVVQPYLGSIETAKQIAKMAKDLGVKNIFFVGNNISDKEDIVFLEKELDSPLLVYFFNNKDLAGAERSGQSVIEIDEPKKIAHLLVEKLEKQLSTNG; encoded by the coding sequence TTGAACGCAAAACATAAACGTAAAACAGGGACAGGCGAAATCAAGTTTTACAGCAGGGTCAAACAAAAAATAAATACTGGCAAAAATCTTTTTTACCTGCTAAAAATTCTTGTCATGAAAATAGCTATATGTGGCAAAGGTGGAGTAGGAAAGTCAACTATTGCGGCTCTTTTATGCAGGGCCCTTTTGGAAAAAGGCTATAAGGTCCTAGCCATAGATGCTGATCCAAGCCCGCATCTGGCTCGTTTACTCGGTTTCAAAGAGGCAGATAAGGTTACTCCTATAGCAGAAATGAAAGATCTTTTAGCGGCTAGAGCTGAAAAAGAAGGTCCTTTTTATTCACTAAATCCTAAAGTAGATGATCTACCTGAAAAGTTTACTCTTGTTCGCAATGGTTTAAAGTTAATGGTCCTCGGTGCCATTAAAGAAGCAGGTGGAGGGTGTGCCTGTCCGGAACAAACTGTTTTAAGGCGTCTTCTTTCTTTTCTGTTGTTACAGAGTAAAGAAGCTATAGTTATTGACCTTGAGGCCGGAGTGGAACCCTTTGGCCGAGCTACTATTTCCGCTATTGACGCGGTATTAATCGTAGTTCAGCCTTATCTAGGCAGTATAGAGACGGCCAAACAAATTGCTAAAATGGCCAAAGACCTAGGGGTCAAAAATATATTTTTCGTAGGGAATAATATATCGGACAAAGAAGATATAGTTTTTCTTGAAAAAGAATTAGATAGCCCTCTTTTAGTCTATTTTTTTAACAACAAGGATTTGGCTGGTGCCGAAAGAAGCGGCCAATCTGTAATAGAAATTGACGAACCTAAAAAGATAGCCCATTTGCTGGTAGAGAAGCTTGAAAAACAATTGAGTACCAATGGATAA
- a CDS encoding proline--tRNA ligase yields the protein MRLSRYFIPTLREDPAEAEVISHKLLLRAGMIRRVASGIYTFLPLGLRVLRKVENIVREEMNRAGALEVLLPLVQPGELWQETGRWDKFGKELLRFKDRKEHDFCLGPTHEEVITDLVRGEVRSYRQLPLILYQIATKFRDEIRPRFGLMRGREFIMKDAYSFDADEKGLDKSYWLMYEAYERTFKRCGLKFRAVLADTGAIGGSESHEFMVLADTGEDVIATCPACGYAANLEMAEAKREFSYPDEPEKPLEKVATPEAKRVEEVTAFLGVPPEKLVKTLIYVVDGQPHAVLIRGDHELNEIKLRKALGAEELEMADPETVEKLTGAPVGFAGPVRISGVKIIADKAIWGLKNFIVGANEADAHYVNVNYPRDFEIEAFFDLRNVTEGDLCPKCGKPLELVRGIEVGHVFKLGTKYSEAMGATFLDAEGKERPFVMGCYGIGVSRTMAAAIEQNHDENGIIWPISIAPFQVILLTLNPKSTTLMEFSEKLYKELEAQGLEVLWDERDERPGVKFKDADLIGIPYQLVIGKTFEKEGKLEIKERATGEKRLLSEEEALNFLKEKAKTTSGE from the coding sequence ATGCGGCTTAGTCGTTATTTTATTCCTACCTTGAGAGAAGACCCTGCTGAAGCTGAAGTTATAAGTCACAAGCTTCTATTACGAGCCGGTATGATAAGAAGGGTAGCCTCGGGAATTTACACTTTTCTCCCTTTAGGTCTAAGGGTCCTGCGTAAAGTAGAAAATATTGTGCGCGAAGAAATGAATAGAGCCGGGGCCCTTGAAGTTCTTTTGCCTTTGGTTCAACCTGGAGAATTATGGCAGGAAACCGGCCGTTGGGACAAATTTGGCAAAGAGTTATTACGGTTTAAAGACCGCAAAGAACATGATTTCTGCCTTGGTCCTACCCATGAAGAAGTCATTACTGACCTGGTAAGAGGAGAAGTTCGCTCCTATCGCCAGCTACCCCTCATCCTTTACCAGATCGCCACTAAGTTTAGAGATGAGATAAGGCCGCGTTTTGGTCTTATGCGGGGGCGAGAGTTCATCATGAAAGATGCTTACAGCTTTGATGCCGATGAAAAGGGCCTTGATAAAAGCTACTGGCTCATGTATGAGGCTTATGAACGCACTTTTAAAAGATGCGGCTTAAAATTTAGGGCCGTATTAGCTGATACTGGGGCCATCGGAGGTAGCGAATCTCACGAATTCATGGTCCTGGCTGATACCGGTGAAGATGTTATTGCCACCTGTCCGGCTTGTGGCTATGCCGCTAATTTAGAAATGGCTGAGGCCAAAAGAGAATTTTCCTATCCAGATGAACCAGAAAAACCTTTAGAAAAAGTTGCTACCCCTGAAGCCAAACGAGTTGAAGAAGTAACGGCCTTTTTGGGAGTTCCTCCTGAAAAGTTAGTCAAAACATTAATCTATGTCGTAGATGGCCAGCCTCATGCCGTGTTAATAAGGGGGGACCATGAACTAAACGAGATAAAGCTGAGAAAAGCCTTAGGAGCAGAAGAATTAGAAATGGCTGACCCGGAAACAGTAGAAAAGCTCACGGGAGCTCCCGTTGGTTTTGCTGGTCCGGTGAGGATTTCTGGCGTAAAAATTATTGCCGATAAAGCTATTTGGGGGCTGAAAAACTTTATCGTAGGGGCTAACGAGGCTGATGCCCATTACGTAAATGTCAATTATCCCAGAGACTTTGAAATAGAGGCCTTTTTTGACTTGAGAAACGTAACTGAGGGAGACCTATGCCCTAAGTGCGGTAAGCCGCTTGAGTTGGTGCGCGGAATAGAAGTAGGCCATGTATTTAAACTTGGCACCAAATACAGTGAGGCTATGGGAGCTACCTTCCTTGATGCCGAGGGCAAAGAACGACCGTTTGTAATGGGTTGCTACGGCATAGGTGTTTCTCGTACCATGGCCGCAGCAATTGAGCAGAACCATGATGAAAACGGAATCATCTGGCCAATAAGTATAGCTCCTTTTCAGGTCATTCTGCTCACACTTAATCCCAAAAGCACAACATTAATGGAATTTTCAGAAAAGCTTTATAAAGAGCTTGAGGCCCAAGGCCTTGAAGTTCTCTGGGATGAAAGAGATGAGCGTCCAGGTGTCAAATTTAAAGATGCAGATTTAATTGGCATCCCCTATCAATTAGTAATAGGCAAAACCTTTGAAAAAGAAGGAAAACTTGAAATTAAAGAAAGGGCCACTGGAGAAAAAAGGCTTTTAAGTGAGGAAGAAGCCCTAAACTTCCTAAAAGAAAAGGCTAAAACAACTTCTGGTGAGTAA
- a CDS encoding TlyA family RNA methyltransferase, with protein MSKERLDKLLVKRGLVESREKAQAMIMAGQVYVNGERVDKAGHKVPVEADIQIKGRLPFVSRGGLKLAHALTHFGLNVKGLVCADIGASTGGFTDCLLQAGAQKVYAIDVGKGQLHYKLRSDPRVVVFEEVNARYLTEKDLPEPVDLITIDVSFISLTKILPAALRILKPGGKIVALIKPQFEVGRNKVGRGGVVRDPALHQEAIKKIEDFATKELNLKSYGVIESPILGPAGNKEFLILLAKTDS; from the coding sequence GTGAGTAAAGAGAGACTTGATAAACTGTTAGTTAAACGAGGCCTGGTGGAGAGTAGAGAAAAAGCCCAGGCTATGATTATGGCCGGCCAGGTTTATGTTAATGGCGAGCGTGTGGATAAGGCCGGCCATAAAGTCCCTGTTGAGGCAGATATTCAAATAAAAGGAAGACTTCCGTTTGTTTCTCGAGGTGGCCTCAAGCTTGCTCACGCTCTAACACACTTTGGTTTAAACGTTAAAGGGTTAGTATGCGCGGATATCGGTGCCTCAACCGGCGGCTTTACTGACTGTTTATTACAGGCCGGAGCCCAAAAAGTTTACGCCATCGATGTGGGAAAAGGCCAGCTTCACTATAAACTACGCAGTGATCCTCGAGTTGTGGTATTTGAAGAAGTAAATGCCCGTTATCTTACAGAAAAAGACCTGCCTGAACCAGTAGATTTAATAACTATAGATGTCTCTTTTATTTCTCTTACGAAAATTTTACCAGCAGCCTTACGCATTTTAAAACCCGGGGGAAAGATAGTCGCTTTGATAAAACCCCAATTTGAAGTAGGTAGAAACAAAGTAGGTAGAGGCGGGGTTGTTCGCGACCCGGCTTTACACCAAGAAGCTATAAAAAAAATAGAAGATTTTGCTACTAAAGAGCTAAATCTAAAGTCATATGGTGTGATAGAGAGCCCTATCTTAGGCCCTGCCGGGAACAAAGAATTTCTAATACTTTTAGCAAAAACCGACAGCTAA
- a CDS encoding CBS and ACT domain-containing protein, producing MLVKEWMTEDPITIDENASIMKAVQIMKEHSMRRLPVVKAGKLVGIITDRDIREATPSRATTLDIHELYYLLSEIRVKDVMTPNPIAISPDVTVEYAAVVMLENCISGLPIVDEENHVLGIITQTDIFKVLIHITGIYYGPWQVAFLLPAKPGLISELVQNIRTWGARIVTVLSAYEGLELERRRVYIRLTGIEEEKFKEMIEALKEKYEVLYWVRDDLSYIPRKEERSKSREASKFL from the coding sequence ATGCTGGTTAAAGAATGGATGACCGAAGATCCCATAACCATAGACGAAAATGCATCTATCATGAAAGCTGTCCAGATAATGAAAGAACATAGTATGCGGCGCTTACCAGTAGTCAAAGCCGGCAAACTAGTGGGTATTATCACAGATAGGGATATTCGTGAAGCCACACCCTCAAGAGCCACTACCTTGGATATTCACGAACTCTATTATTTGCTTTCAGAAATAAGAGTAAAAGACGTAATGACTCCAAACCCCATTGCCATAAGTCCTGATGTAACCGTTGAATACGCTGCCGTTGTTATGCTAGAAAACTGTATTTCTGGACTTCCCATCGTAGACGAAGAAAACCACGTTTTAGGTATTATTACCCAAACCGATATTTTTAAAGTCCTTATTCATATTACGGGCATCTACTACGGCCCCTGGCAGGTAGCTTTTTTACTGCCTGCTAAACCAGGGCTAATTTCTGAACTAGTACAAAACATTCGCACCTGGGGAGCTCGCATTGTCACTGTACTGAGCGCCTACGAAGGGCTTGAGCTTGAAAGAAGACGCGTTTATATACGCCTAACAGGAATAGAAGAAGAAAAATTCAAAGAAATGATAGAGGCCCTAAAAGAAAAGTATGAGGTACTTTACTGGGTAAGAGATGATCTCTCCTACATCCCCAGAAAGGAAGAAAGATCTAAAAGCCGAGAGGCCTCAAAATTTCTCTAA
- a CDS encoding penicillin-binding protein 1A, giving the protein MPRRRPKKQRILTHFHLTIVLFSAAAISLGLILFLVYFYFSLNLPSISKLAKYEPPAATTVLDHRGEVLAYWYKERRFPVPLSQVPPYLIQAFVSAEDARFYEHQGLDFWSILRALIVDIKERRIVQGGSTITQQVARALLLTRERTFKRKLKEAILAWQIDSALTKDEILTIYLNQIYLGAGAYGVEAAARTYFNKHVWELTLPEAALIAGLTPAPSRYNPFRNPELALKRRAYVLTRMAEEGYISLETAKKAMASPLKLNPGDFSPKKEALYFLSILKYRLEKKFGKELYTGGYTIYASLDLLWQEEAIKKLKEQLELIAKRNKHKDIPQGAIICLDNKRGAVRVLIGGRDYEHNQFNRAVQARRQPGSAFKPIIWATAIEKDIATAASKIVDEPIVLPGARPGSYWQPKNFDRDYFGIISLRTALVHSRNTAAVKLAYAVGLPDLFVMAKSLGIKSPLAKNYSVALGSSGLSLLELTRAYSVFANQGVFKEETLVDSIFDRHGQEIPLERSSKRVLSAETAYIMEFLLHEVVREGTGRCAKQLGVWAAGKTGTTDNYQDAWFIGFTPDITCGVWIGYDKVKPLGRLETGGRAACPLWVKVMKSRPDSYKEEAPEPPKGIVFVETKDFDPLRGEEIILTPFKEENVPELKNSLPRRSILPNIFREILRPLGF; this is encoded by the coding sequence ATGCCTAGAAGACGTCCCAAAAAACAAAGAATACTTACTCATTTTCACCTGACTATAGTGTTGTTTAGCGCTGCGGCAATATCTTTAGGGCTAATTTTATTTCTGGTTTACTTTTATTTTTCACTTAATCTTCCGAGTATTTCTAAACTAGCTAAGTACGAACCCCCAGCTGCTACCACTGTTCTTGACCATCGCGGTGAAGTATTGGCTTACTGGTATAAAGAAAGGCGGTTTCCTGTTCCTCTTTCTCAGGTACCCCCTTATTTAATTCAAGCTTTTGTTTCTGCAGAAGATGCCCGTTTTTACGAACACCAAGGGCTTGATTTTTGGAGTATTTTACGGGCTCTTATTGTGGACATAAAAGAGAGGCGAATAGTTCAAGGAGGAAGCACTATAACTCAACAGGTGGCCAGAGCCCTTCTTTTAACTCGTGAACGAACTTTTAAGCGAAAACTTAAAGAAGCTATCCTGGCCTGGCAAATAGACTCAGCTCTTACCAAAGACGAGATATTAACCATTTATCTTAACCAAATTTACCTGGGTGCCGGAGCTTACGGAGTAGAAGCTGCGGCTCGTACTTATTTTAATAAACATGTCTGGGAGCTAACCTTACCAGAAGCCGCGCTTATTGCTGGTTTAACGCCTGCTCCCAGCCGTTATAATCCGTTTCGCAATCCCGAACTTGCCCTTAAAAGGCGGGCTTACGTACTTACGAGGATGGCTGAAGAGGGTTACATCAGCCTTGAGACGGCCAAAAAAGCCATGGCCAGTCCTTTAAAGTTGAACCCAGGAGATTTTTCTCCTAAAAAAGAAGCCCTTTATTTCTTGAGTATTTTGAAATATCGCCTGGAAAAAAAGTTCGGTAAAGAACTCTATACCGGTGGTTACACCATTTATGCTTCGCTTGATCTGCTATGGCAAGAAGAAGCCATTAAAAAACTAAAAGAACAGTTAGAACTAATTGCCAAAAGAAACAAGCATAAGGATATCCCGCAAGGAGCCATAATTTGTCTTGATAATAAAAGAGGGGCTGTGCGGGTCTTGATAGGCGGAAGAGACTATGAGCACAATCAGTTTAATCGGGCGGTTCAGGCTAGAAGGCAGCCTGGTTCAGCTTTTAAACCCATTATCTGGGCTACAGCCATCGAAAAAGACATAGCCACTGCAGCTAGTAAAATTGTAGATGAGCCTATTGTCCTTCCAGGAGCTAGACCAGGCTCTTACTGGCAGCCCAAAAATTTTGATAGAGATTATTTCGGGATTATAAGTCTGCGTACGGCGTTGGTACATTCTCGTAATACAGCAGCGGTTAAATTGGCTTATGCAGTAGGGCTTCCGGATTTATTTGTGATGGCCAAAAGTTTAGGGATAAAAAGCCCTTTAGCTAAAAATTATTCTGTGGCCTTGGGAAGTAGTGGACTTTCTCTTCTAGAGCTAACCAGAGCTTATTCTGTTTTTGCCAACCAGGGAGTTTTTAAAGAAGAGACTTTAGTTGACAGTATCTTTGACCGACACGGCCAAGAGATTCCTCTGGAAAGATCGTCTAAGAGGGTTCTTTCCGCAGAAACTGCCTACATTATGGAATTTTTATTACACGAAGTAGTTAGAGAAGGTACCGGTCGTTGTGCTAAGCAATTAGGAGTCTGGGCAGCTGGGAAAACAGGAACCACTGATAATTACCAAGATGCCTGGTTTATAGGATTTACTCCCGATATAACCTGCGGAGTATGGATAGGTTATGATAAGGTTAAACCATTGGGAAGGCTAGAAACAGGAGGTCGAGCCGCCTGTCCTTTGTGGGTAAAGGTAATGAAAAGCAGACCTGACAGTTACAAAGAAGAAGCCCCCGAACCTCCAAAAGGAATAGTTTTTGTAGAAACAAAAGATTTCGACCCACTTCGCGGAGAAGAAATTATCCTTACTCCGTTTAAAGAAGAAAATGTTCCTGAACTCAAAAATTCATTACCGCGCAGGAGTATATTACCTAATATCTTTAGAGAAATTTTGAGGCCTCTCGGCTTTTAG